A genomic window from Hippocampus zosterae strain Florida chromosome 13, ASM2543408v3, whole genome shotgun sequence includes:
- the LOC127612654 gene encoding coiled-coil domain-containing protein 40-like — MLSYLMLWFYCQLLVWMERAEEQFAVGEGWVEAEEKQNELLVDSEQEEADAGANMSPPRPGSEPVDVGQRSQADNTGADGDPAATGLTGLEQDNTSRVGSPSHFVNSSEDEDPLMEDEDELIVLDSEHPLAAKKQAALKNQLIKELERLTLDLREELGIEKAEVSQTEEIYVQLFREQERLKRLQARLDGQQQTKILAEGKRRQVQEELEVVRSCQSSTTSQCNKERANVSNLQTELDKLNSHLNFTQEVGEDLHSNVKAMKNVTRKTAAQKSHVEEQKLKQDIYVDHLTKGLERVTQQKDMYEVQTKAQAETTAATKEALSEAEMQMVSLAMSQKQLLQHWNRSLVDLRRRDEDFRAMQEALRMAEHQVIVLDSEIKGMKKSISELQEESETLTMLLNCTDMDCDVSKKMISQKQSQHEILLAEYSIYLRALGQTERTLAELTKEDNTLQAEVADQRRKLEKNKDKHLQLENSIMTQMLQTFMDNKAAQYYQRLTNQKASLKKEKVYQLWHLESQVMAAKVESKVIDEKLENLARSQKELDEEIAKYNKLVESNQADSSSSDALITQKQTAIANYNKKKDLIAARTGHEDLSPLQIKVEAIKTQTEELAEKIKNDQQLWLKLQETLVGLTLEIQAYNKVYNKLQAKYTVTCQKKIYLERHLEIAQREENEVEKSNKMLQRDLLKLNTLVSKNTQLRDALEQENATIETDFLHKLKLAERETIEMECKLEKTRGEKEQLLSSLVEAERQIMLWEKKAQLMKETRLVVEEGHGDIQISKDNIHRMERQLNQLMKQREQLVKESVLVVERRGNIIERSDALARSTKKLITKGTLNLINDGLRRKIKETQKMVKEWDQELKELQDSQLNLSNIVAHQKQQLMNLSGTSRDLETDLEKIQNAKNRDQAYLMEFQSRAKKLQEVTDGKYRPSSSTSQTVEAATRNLNERLLAIGTIIHRVCEEFPIHREALCALLLPLEAGAHSLQEQEATS; from the exons ATGTTAtcgtacctaatgttgtggtttTATTGCCAACTATTAGTCTGGATGGAGAGAGCCGAAGAGCAATTCGCAGTCGGGGAGGGGTGGGTGGAGGCAGAAGAGAAGCAAAACGAGCTGCTTGTTGACAGTGAACAAGAGGAGGCCGACGCTGGAGCAAATATGTCCCCTCCACGG CCAGGATCAGAACCCGTTGATGTGGGCCAACGGTCTCAGGCCGACAACACTGGTGCTGATGGAGACCCTGCTGCAACTGGACTTACTGGTCTTG AACAGGACAATACTTCCCGGGTTGGGTCACCAAGTCACTTTGTAAACTCATCGGAGGACGAAGACCCACTGATGGAGGATGAAGATGAACTGATTGTTCTTGATTCTGAACAT CCTCTGGCTGCAAAGAAGCAAGCTGCGCTGAAGAATCAACTCATCAAGGAACTGGAGAGGCTCACACTGGATCTAAGGGAAGAG TTGGGAATTGAGAAGGCAGAGGTGAGCCAAACAGAAGAAATATACGTGCAGTTGTTCAGGGAACAGGAGAGGCTCAAACGACTCCAGGCAAGACTAGATGGCCAACAGCAAACCAAGATCTTGGCTGAAGGCAAACGTCGACAGGTGCAAGAGGAACTTGAAGTGGTAAGATCTTGCCAGTCCAGCACCACCAGCCAGTGCAACAAGGAGAGGGCCAACG TATCCAACCTACAAACAGAGCTGGACAAACTGAACTCACACCTCAACTTCACACAAGAAGTTGGTGAAGATCTGCATTCTAATGTCAAAGCCATGAAGAATGTCACACGCAAAACAGCAGCTCAGAAGTCCCACGTCGAAGAGCAGAAACTCAAACAG GACATTTATGTGGATCACCTCACAAAGGGCTTGGAGCGAGTGACACAACAGAAGGATATGTATGAGGTCCAGACCAAAGCCCAGGCAGAGACAACGGCGGCAACCAAGGAGGCTCTTTCTGAG GCGGAAATGCAAATGGTGTCTCTGGCGATGTCACAGAAACAgcttttacagcattggaacaGGAGCCTGGTGGATTTGAGGAGGCGAGATGAAGACTTCAGAGCAATGCAGGAGGCTCTTCG catggCTGAGCACCAGGTGATCGTGCTGGACAGCGAAATTAAGGGTATGAAAAAATCCATCTCTGAGCTACAGGAGGAAAGTGAAACTTTGACCATGCTGCTTAACTGCACCGATATGGACTGCGACGTCTCCAAGAAGATGATCAGTCAGAAGCAGAGCCAGCATGAAATTCTGCTGGCCGAGTACAGCATCTACCTCCGTGCTCTGGGGCAGACTGAGCGGACACTTGCAGAACTCACTAAG GAGGACAATACTCTTCAAGCTGAGGTCGCTGATCAGAGACGAAAgttggagaaaaacaaagataaGCACTTGCAGTTGGAGAACAGCATCATGACTCAAATGCTACAGACGTTCATGGACAACAAGGCTGCTCAGTATTATCAGCGACTTACCAACCAGAAAGCCTCCCTCAAAAAGGAGAAG GTCTATCAGTTGTGGCATTTAGAGAGTCAAGTAATGGCCGCCAAGGTGGAAAGTAAAGTGATTGACGAGAAACTGGAAAACTTGGCCCGATCTCAGAAGGAGCTCGATGAAGAAATCGCAAAGTACAACAAGTTGGTCGAATCAAATCAGGCTGATAGTTCCTCCAGTGATGCACTCATcacacagaaacagactgctatcgctaactacaacaaaaaaaaggatctcATTGCAGCTCGCACTGGG CATGAAGACCTCAGTCCTCTGCAAATCAAAGTTGAGGCAATAAAGACTCAAACTGAGGAATTAGCCGAAAAAATCAAGAATGATCAGCAGCTGTGGCTCAAGCTTCAGGAAACACTCGTGGGACTGACCCTGGAGATTCAGGCATACAACAAGGTGTACAACAAGCTTCAAGCAAAGTACACTGTGACCTGTCAAAAGAAGATTTATCTGGAGC GCCATCTTGAAATTGCCCAACGTGAGGAGAATGAGGTGGAGAAGAGCAATAAGATGCTTCAAAGAGACCTGCTGAAGCTCAACACGCTTGTGAGCAAAAACACGCAGCTGCGCGACGCTTTGGAGCAGGAGAACGCTACGATCGAGACTGACTTCCTTCACAAACTCAAG TTGGCAGAGCGGGAAACTATCGAGATGGAGTGTAAACTGGAGAAGACCCGGGGGGAAAAAGAGCAACTCCTCAGCAGTTTGGTGGAGGCTGA GCGACAGATCATGCTGTGGGAAAAGAAGGCTCAGCTTATGAAAGAGACGCGTTTAGTTGTGGAAGAGGGTCATGGAGACATCCAGATAAGCAAAGATAACATTCACCGGATGGAG CGGCAGCTCAATCAGCTGATGAAGCAGCGGGAGCAGCTAGTGAAGGAGAGTGTCCTAGTCGTGGAAAGGAGGGGAAACATCATCGAGCGCAGTGATGCCCTGGCTCGAAGCACCAAAAAGCTCATTACGAAGGGAACGCTAAATCTCATCAATGATGGCTTGCGgcgcaaaataaaagaaacacaaaag ATGGTCAAAGAGTGGGACCAGGAGCTCAAAGAACTGCAAGACAGCCAGTTGAATCTGAGCAACATTGTTGCACATCAGAAGCAGCAGCTGATGAACCTGTCTGGCACCAGTCGTGACCTTGAGACTGATCTGGAGAAAATCCAGAATGCCAAAAACAGG GACCAAGCTTACCTCATGGAATTCCAGAGCAGGGCTAAGAAACTCCAAGAGGTGACTGATGGGAAATATCGACCGTCATCCTCAACGAGTCAAACAGTGGAAGCCGCGACACGGAACCTAAACGAGCGCTTGCTTGCTATCGGCACCATTATCCACCGTGTGTGTGAGGAGTTCCCCATTCACAGAGAAGCTCTCTGTGCTCTGTTACTGCCTTTGGAAGCAGGCGCACACAGTCTCCAAGAACAGGAAGCAACAAGTTAG
- the LOC127612619 gene encoding RIB43A-like with coiled-coils protein 2: MWNGSQFELASVERRRNNERERKERIFNDKLRTIGIDKEGLEKQLDDKKKWKDAEKLEQDTFEAQFLHDSKQAYLLHVKEEKEKQAMERTNFLEQYERAIQERLNRDDSEEAVEHMMPPGMAGEDPGSESRVYRQKEQLREWLLQQQTEQAVEKERQRMEKLADDQFRVHIDNVALGLETAEMEKRKKNAVEMNEFNQAMAEERQRYERELKDDPREIRPSQVGVPGIFHSYDRRPRPESSQQMKKFWNLQVEEKMMTKLEGIREKQQYARWCSNAARTAMILQRQQERQKKELRQELDHNNSTTAEYDRRNRPDIKRGRIDESFFAKFNTCSR; this comes from the coding sequence ATGTGGAATGGCTCGCAGTTTGAACTGGCAAGTGTAGAGAGACGTCGCAACAATGAGCGAGAAAGAAAAGAGCGAATTTTTAACGACAAACTCAGAACCATTGGTATCGATAAAGAAGGCCTTGAAAAGCAGCtggatgacaagaagaaatggaaaGATGCTGAAAAACTGGAACAGGACACCTTTGAGGCCCAATTCCTGCATGATAGCAAGCAAGCGTACCTTCTCCatgtcaaagaagaaaaggagaaACAAGCAATGGAGAGGACCAATTTTCTGGAACAGTATGAGCGTGCCATTCAGGAGAGGTTGAACCGGGATGACTCCGAGGAAGCAGTGGAACACATGATGCCTCCTGGAATGGCCGGGGAGGACCCGGGCAGTGAAAGCCGAGTATACAGACAGAAAGAGCAATTGAGAGAGTGGCTGCTCCAGCAACAGACAGAGCAAGCCGTGGAGAAAGAAAGACAGAGAATGGAAAAGTTGGCCGACGACCAATTCAGAGTACATATCGACAATGTAGCTCTGGGACTGGAAACGGCCGAGatggagaagaggaaaaaaaatgcggtCGAAATGAACGAGTTCAATCAGGCCATGGCTGAAGAGAGGCAACGGTACGAACGGGAACTCAAAGACGATCCGAGAGAGATACGGCCGAGTCAGGTGGGGGTACCGGGTATTTTTCACAGCTACGACAGGAGGCCGCGTCCGGAGAGTTCGCAGCAGATGAAAAAGTTCTGGAACCTTCAAGTTGAGGAGAAAATGATGACCAAGTTGGAGGGGATCCGAGAGAAGCAACAATATGCTCGGTGGTGCTCGAACGCGGCACGTACGGCTATGATCCTACAGAGGCAGCAGGAACGACAGAAGAAGGAGCTGCGGCAAGAGCTGGACCACAACAACAGCACCACCGCTGAATATGACAGACGCAACAGACCTGACATCAAAAGAGGACGCATCGATGAAAGTTTCTTCGCCAAATTTAACACCTGCAGTCGCTGA